Proteins co-encoded in one Kribbella solani genomic window:
- a CDS encoding MmcQ/YjbR family DNA-binding protein, whose product MDMAAVVKVMSELPGAEEHEGWAGQPVFKVRNKSFAYLSEDQTRMHLKALREEQEALVAENPDVFTPSWSGGRFAWLEINLPHADPEELQELITEAWRLTAPKYLIAQLTA is encoded by the coding sequence ATGGACATGGCGGCGGTGGTGAAGGTGATGAGTGAGTTGCCCGGTGCGGAGGAGCACGAGGGCTGGGCCGGCCAACCGGTCTTCAAGGTCCGCAACAAGAGCTTCGCGTACCTGTCCGAGGACCAGACCCGAATGCACCTGAAAGCACTCCGCGAGGAACAGGAGGCCCTGGTCGCCGAGAACCCCGACGTCTTCACCCCCTCCTGGTCCGGCGGCCGCTTCGCCTGGCTGGAAATCAACCTCCCCCACGCCGACCCCGAAGAACTCCAAGAACTGATAACCGAAGCCTGGCGCCTAACCGCCCCCAAGTACCTGATCGCCCAACTGACGGCTTGA
- the groL gene encoding chaperonin GroEL (60 kDa chaperone family; promotes refolding of misfolded polypeptides especially under stressful conditions; forms two stacked rings of heptamers to form a barrel-shaped 14mer; ends can be capped by GroES; misfolded proteins enter the barrel where they are refolded when GroES binds), with protein sequence MPKLIAFDEEARRGLERGMNTLADAVKVTLGPKGRNVVLEKKWGAPTITNDGVSIAKEIELEDPYEKIGAELVKEVAKKTDDVAGDGTTTATVLAQALVREGLRNVAAGANPMGLKKGIEKATEAVSEQLLKLAKDVETREQIASTASISAADNQVGQIIAEAMDKVGKEGVITVEESNTFGLELELTEGMRFDKGYISPYFVTDTERMEAVLDDPYILIVNSKISSIKDLVPVLEKVMQTGKPLAIIAEDIEGEALATLVVNKIKGTFKAVAVKAPGFGDRRKAMLVDIAVLTGGEVISEEVGLKLDSVDLELLGQARKIVVTKDETTIVEGEGDADQIAGRVNQIRAEIEKSDSDYDREKLQERLAKLAGGVAVIKVGAATEVELKERKHRIEDAVRNAKAAVEEGIVAGGGVALLQASVAAFEKLELVGDEATGAQIVRQAVEAPLKQIAVNAGLEGGVVVEKVRNLEPGHGLNAATGEYVDLIATGIIDPAKVTRSALQNAASIAALFLTTEAVIADKPEKAAAAPGGAPDMGGMDF encoded by the coding sequence ATGCCCAAGCTGATTGCTTTCGATGAAGAGGCGCGCCGCGGCCTCGAGCGGGGAATGAACACCCTCGCCGACGCCGTCAAGGTGACGCTCGGCCCGAAGGGCCGCAACGTCGTGCTGGAGAAGAAGTGGGGCGCCCCCACGATCACCAACGACGGTGTCTCCATCGCCAAGGAGATCGAGCTCGAGGACCCGTACGAGAAGATCGGGGCCGAGCTCGTCAAGGAAGTTGCCAAGAAGACCGACGACGTCGCCGGTGACGGTACGACCACCGCCACCGTGCTGGCCCAGGCCCTCGTCCGCGAGGGGCTGCGCAACGTCGCCGCCGGCGCCAACCCGATGGGCCTGAAGAAGGGCATCGAGAAGGCCACCGAGGCGGTCAGCGAGCAGCTGCTCAAGCTGGCCAAGGACGTCGAGACCCGCGAGCAGATCGCGTCGACCGCGTCCATCTCGGCGGCGGACAACCAGGTCGGCCAGATCATCGCCGAGGCGATGGACAAGGTCGGCAAGGAAGGCGTCATCACCGTCGAGGAGAGCAACACCTTCGGCCTCGAGCTCGAGCTCACCGAGGGTATGCGCTTCGACAAGGGCTACATCTCGCCGTACTTCGTGACCGACACGGAGCGGATGGAAGCGGTCCTCGACGACCCCTACATCCTGATCGTGAACAGCAAGATCTCGAGCATCAAGGACCTGGTCCCGGTGCTGGAGAAGGTCATGCAGACCGGCAAGCCGCTGGCCATCATCGCCGAGGACATCGAGGGCGAGGCGCTGGCCACCCTGGTCGTCAACAAGATCAAGGGCACCTTCAAGGCCGTCGCCGTCAAGGCGCCGGGCTTCGGTGACCGCCGCAAGGCCATGCTGGTCGACATCGCCGTCCTCACCGGCGGCGAGGTGATCTCCGAGGAGGTCGGTCTGAAGCTGGACTCGGTCGACCTGGAGCTGCTCGGCCAGGCCCGCAAGATCGTCGTCACCAAGGACGAGACGACCATCGTCGAGGGCGAGGGCGACGCGGACCAGATCGCCGGCCGGGTGAACCAGATCCGCGCCGAGATCGAGAAGTCGGACTCCGACTACGACCGCGAGAAGCTGCAGGAGCGGCTGGCCAAGCTGGCCGGTGGCGTCGCGGTGATCAAGGTCGGCGCGGCCACCGAGGTCGAGCTGAAGGAGCGCAAGCACCGCATCGAGGACGCCGTTCGCAACGCGAAGGCGGCCGTCGAGGAGGGCATCGTCGCCGGTGGTGGCGTCGCTCTTCTGCAGGCGTCCGTGGCGGCGTTCGAGAAGCTGGAGCTCGTGGGTGACGAGGCGACCGGCGCGCAGATCGTGCGTCAGGCCGTCGAGGCCCCGCTGAAGCAGATCGCCGTGAACGCCGGCCTCGAGGGTGGCGTCGTGGTGGAGAAGGTTCGCAACCTCGAGCCGGGTCACGGTCTGAACGCCGCGACCGGTGAGTATGTCGACCTGATCGCCACCGGCATCATCGACCCGGCCAAGGTGACCCGGTCCGCGCTGCAGAACGCGGCGTCGATCGCGGCCCTGTTCCTCACCACCGAGGCCGTCATCGCCGACAAGCCGGAGAAGGCCGCGGCCGCTCCGGGTGGCGCGCCGGACATGGGCGGCATGGACTTCTGA
- a CDS encoding glycoside hydrolase family 6 protein, whose protein sequence is MPTSRLPHRAARSLTAHRPHPVARSLTAGLLLTAALFVFGRPATGLAETTGDPVRLTHGLYVDPASAAAAYARRHPEDTALASKIAGQPSARWIGSWSGEAKAAVTAYTTAADRAGKLPVLITDNLPGRQCGIGGGATTDAAYRNWITAVSDGIGARPAIVVLEPNALAGLDCYPAAQWDGRIAMLKYAVGLLAAKNPNTWAYLDAGTVSSAGAKEIARRLRLADVGKIRGFALNTADYFSTEQSTARGNEILTALGGGTHFVIDTSRNGNGSDGSSCNPPARKLGAPPATAPAPADLHLWLRTPGESDGPCGLAPTLPTRTFSPVLAHHLITGT, encoded by the coding sequence ATGCCGACTTCGCGCCTGCCGCACCGGGCCGCGCGTTCGCTGACCGCCCATCGGCCGCACCCGGTCGCACGTTCGCTGACCGCCGGCCTGCTGCTGACCGCCGCACTGTTCGTCTTCGGCCGGCCCGCGACCGGACTGGCCGAAACGACCGGCGACCCGGTGCGGCTGACGCACGGGTTGTACGTCGACCCGGCGTCGGCGGCCGCCGCGTACGCACGCCGGCACCCGGAGGACACCGCGCTCGCGTCGAAGATCGCGGGTCAGCCGTCGGCGCGCTGGATCGGAAGCTGGAGCGGCGAGGCGAAGGCTGCAGTCACGGCGTACACGACCGCGGCTGACCGGGCCGGGAAACTGCCGGTGCTGATCACCGACAACCTGCCCGGCCGGCAGTGCGGGATCGGCGGCGGGGCGACGACCGACGCCGCGTACCGAAACTGGATCACGGCCGTGTCGGACGGGATCGGAGCCCGGCCGGCGATCGTCGTACTCGAACCGAACGCGCTGGCCGGACTCGACTGTTACCCGGCGGCGCAGTGGGACGGGCGGATCGCGATGCTCAAGTACGCGGTGGGGCTGCTCGCCGCGAAGAACCCGAACACGTGGGCGTACCTCGACGCCGGCACCGTGAGCTCGGCCGGCGCGAAGGAGATCGCCCGCCGCCTGCGCCTCGCCGACGTCGGCAAGATCCGCGGGTTCGCGCTGAACACGGCGGACTACTTCAGTACCGAACAGTCCACCGCGCGGGGCAACGAGATCCTCACCGCGCTCGGCGGTGGTACGCACTTCGTCATCGACACCAGCCGCAACGGCAACGGTTCCGACGGCAGCTCCTGCAACCCACCCGCCCGCAAACTCGGCGCACCCCCGGCCACCGCCCCGGCCCCCGCCGACCTGCACCTCTGGCTCCGCACCCCCGGCGAATCCGACGGCCCCTGCGGCCTCGCCCCCACCCTTCCCACCCGTACCTTCTCCCCCGTCCTCGCCCACCACCTGATCACCGGCACCTGA
- a CDS encoding ribonuclease domain-containing protein, translating into MRTLISAVTLATTVAFGSTAYAAPTAHPTSSSITAIDTCALSSLPSQASDTLKLIHSGGPFPYRQDGTVFSNREGILPSQSSGYYHEYTVKTPGSPDRGARRLIGGGAKTTPAHVYYTGDHYASFCEVDENS; encoded by the coding sequence ATGAGAACCCTCATCTCTGCCGTGACCCTGGCGACCACCGTCGCCTTCGGTTCCACGGCGTACGCCGCCCCCACCGCCCACCCCACGTCGTCGTCCATCACGGCGATAGACACCTGTGCACTCAGCTCGCTGCCTTCGCAGGCATCCGACACGCTCAAGCTCATCCACTCCGGCGGACCGTTCCCGTACCGCCAGGACGGCACCGTCTTCTCGAACCGGGAAGGCATTCTGCCGAGCCAGTCGTCCGGGTACTACCACGAGTACACCGTGAAGACGCCCGGTTCGCCCGACCGCGGCGCCCGCCGGCTGATCGGCGGCGGTGCGAAAACCACGCCCGCGCACGTCTACTACACCGGCGACCACTACGCCTCGTTCTGCGAGGTCGACGAAAACAGTTGA